One window of Brevibacterium pigmentatum genomic DNA carries:
- a CDS encoding NAD(P)-binding domain-containing protein: MTRIGFIGVGEIASAMIEGLADSEAKADLQIFLSPRNADRAAKLSESIESATVCRSNQDVVDRSDLIVLAVLPQQTDAVPDELDIPAKKTLVSAVAGVSTITLKANLPHSPTIVRVIPLPAVRERKGVTAVYPANDAVEELLNHLGGSVIAADETMFSTLSAVTATMSAHFAFLQTITAWLVDRGWDQADADHFIRGQFVGLGTTLAQTTDPIDDLVAAHETPGGLNEMLNNEWMDKANRKSLASALDAVFDRVTGSAGD, translated from the coding sequence ATGACACGCATCGGATTCATCGGAGTCGGAGAGATCGCCTCGGCGATGATCGAAGGCCTTGCAGACAGCGAGGCGAAAGCCGACCTCCAGATCTTCCTCTCCCCACGCAATGCCGACCGTGCAGCGAAACTCAGTGAGTCCATCGAGTCTGCCACGGTCTGTCGGAGCAATCAGGACGTCGTCGACCGCAGCGACCTCATCGTCCTCGCGGTCCTGCCGCAGCAGACCGACGCAGTCCCGGACGAGCTCGACATCCCGGCAAAGAAGACCCTGGTCAGCGCCGTTGCCGGCGTCTCAACAATCACGCTCAAGGCCAACCTTCCGCATTCCCCGACGATCGTGCGCGTCATCCCTCTGCCCGCCGTCCGCGAGCGCAAGGGAGTCACCGCTGTGTACCCGGCCAATGACGCGGTCGAAGAGCTGCTGAACCACCTCGGCGGATCGGTGATCGCGGCCGATGAGACGATGTTCTCCACGCTCTCGGCAGTGACCGCGACGATGTCGGCGCATTTCGCATTCTTGCAGACGATCACGGCCTGGCTCGTCGATCGCGGTTGGGACCAGGCGGATGCCGATCACTTCATCCGCGGCCAGTTCGTCGGTCTCGGCACCACTCTCGCCCAGACCACCGACCCCATCGACGACCTGGTCGCAGCTCACGAAACCCCGGGCGGCCTCAACGAAATGCTCAATAACGAGTGGATGGACAAGGCCAACCGCAAGTCCCTGGCATCAGCTCTCGACGCCGTTTTCGATCGCGTCACAGGAAGCGCCGGAGACTGA
- a CDS encoding SRPBCC family protein, translated as MTESLTFADSIHISADPMTVYRTVADVTRTGEWSPICRECWWDEGDGPRVGAWFTGRNVTPDREWQTRSRVVVADEGRAFGWNVGPGRVNWTYSMQDADGGTLLTESWEFLPEGQEFFAEKYGARASEEIAARTASAQTGILETLAAIKQVVEAR; from the coding sequence ATGACTGAGTCTCTCACCTTCGCAGATTCCATCCACATCAGCGCCGACCCCATGACGGTCTACAGGACGGTTGCGGACGTGACTCGGACTGGAGAGTGGTCGCCGATCTGCCGAGAGTGCTGGTGGGACGAAGGCGATGGTCCACGAGTAGGAGCTTGGTTCACCGGGCGCAACGTCACCCCTGACCGTGAGTGGCAGACTCGCAGTCGTGTAGTCGTCGCCGACGAAGGGCGGGCTTTCGGATGGAACGTGGGACCCGGCCGAGTCAACTGGACCTACAGTATGCAGGATGCCGATGGAGGCACACTGCTCACCGAATCATGGGAGTTCCTGCCGGAGGGGCAGGAGTTCTTCGCAGAGAAGTACGGTGCGCGGGCATCCGAGGAGATCGCCGCACGGACAGCGTCTGCGCAGACCGGCATTCTCGAGACCCTCGCTGCGATCAAGCAGGTCGTCGAAGCACGCTAG
- a CDS encoding formate--tetrahydrofolate ligase: MTTDMDIALSAELDPIVDIAAGLGLDAKDIIPHGWTKAKVPIDVLDQAAETATDGKLILVTAMSPTPAGEGKTTTSIGLADGLNELARSKPEVGKAVLALREPSMGPVFGMKGGAAGGGYAQVVPMEDINLHFTGDFAAIAAANNLAATMLDNHIHFGNDLDVDPRRIHLRRVVDLNDRALRGVVVGLGGLNGGVPREDAFDIVVASEVMAVFCLATSLADLKERLGRIVLAHSRGREPITVADIGAAGAMTALLRNALAPNLVQSLEHSPAFIHGGPFANIAHGCNSLLATKAGLALGDWVVTEAGFGADLGAEKFLDIKCRTAGIWPSAVVVVATLRALKYHGGVDVADVNSPDVSAVLEGMSNLELHCRNLREIYGLTPVVCFNRFPTDTDEEMAAAISHLDGLGVAAVESTHWADGGKGALALAEAVVEAAGGAPEDPAASARYSYELERPLEEKIRTIAQRIYQAADIDLPAKVKRKLRQFTDEGYGDAPVCIAKTQYSLSTDASLRGAPTDHVIEIKDVRLSAGAGFIVVIAGDIMTMPGLPREPSALKIDVTEDGNITGLF; the protein is encoded by the coding sequence ATGACCACAGATATGGATATTGCGCTCAGCGCCGAGCTCGATCCCATCGTCGACATCGCCGCTGGGCTGGGTCTCGACGCGAAGGACATCATTCCCCACGGATGGACGAAGGCGAAGGTGCCCATCGACGTCCTCGACCAGGCGGCCGAAACCGCCACAGATGGCAAACTCATCCTCGTCACCGCTATGAGCCCGACCCCTGCCGGCGAGGGAAAGACCACGACGAGCATCGGCCTGGCCGACGGACTCAACGAACTCGCGCGGTCGAAGCCCGAGGTCGGCAAGGCCGTGCTCGCGCTGCGGGAGCCGAGCATGGGTCCGGTCTTCGGAATGAAGGGCGGGGCGGCCGGCGGCGGATACGCGCAGGTCGTGCCGATGGAAGATATCAACCTCCACTTCACCGGCGACTTCGCGGCCATCGCGGCGGCGAACAACCTCGCCGCGACCATGCTCGATAACCACATCCACTTCGGCAACGACCTCGACGTCGACCCGCGGCGCATTCATCTCCGCCGCGTCGTCGACCTCAACGATCGAGCACTGCGGGGAGTTGTCGTCGGACTCGGCGGACTCAACGGGGGAGTGCCCCGCGAGGATGCCTTCGACATCGTCGTCGCCAGCGAGGTCATGGCTGTGTTCTGCCTGGCCACCTCGTTGGCCGACCTCAAGGAACGGCTGGGACGGATCGTGCTCGCCCACAGTAGAGGACGGGAGCCGATCACGGTCGCGGATATCGGGGCGGCGGGGGCGATGACTGCGCTGCTGCGCAATGCTCTGGCGCCGAACCTCGTGCAGTCCTTGGAACATTCGCCGGCGTTCATCCACGGCGGACCGTTCGCCAATATCGCCCACGGCTGCAACAGTCTGCTCGCCACGAAAGCCGGGCTGGCGCTGGGGGACTGGGTTGTCACGGAGGCCGGATTCGGTGCCGACCTCGGTGCCGAGAAGTTCCTCGACATCAAGTGCCGAACCGCCGGGATTTGGCCGTCTGCCGTGGTCGTCGTCGCGACCTTGCGAGCGCTGAAGTACCACGGGGGAGTCGACGTGGCCGACGTGAACTCTCCTGACGTATCGGCGGTGCTGGAGGGCATGAGCAACCTCGAACTGCACTGTCGGAACCTGCGCGAGATCTACGGACTGACCCCGGTCGTGTGCTTCAACCGGTTCCCCACGGACACCGACGAGGAGATGGCTGCGGCGATCTCTCATCTGGATGGGCTCGGGGTCGCCGCTGTGGAGTCCACACACTGGGCCGACGGCGGCAAGGGTGCTTTGGCACTGGCGGAGGCGGTTGTCGAGGCTGCGGGCGGGGCACCGGAGGATCCGGCCGCCTCGGCGAGGTATTCGTACGAGTTGGAGCGGCCGCTGGAGGAGAAGATCCGGACCATCGCGCAGCGGATCTACCAGGCAGCCGATATTGACCTGCCGGCCAAGGTGAAGCGGAAGCTGCGTCAGTTCACGGACGAAGGATACGGTGACGCGCCCGTGTGCATCGCGAAGACCCAGTACTCGCTGTCGACGGATGCGAGTCTGCGCGGGGCGCCGACCGACCACGTCATCGAGATCAAGGATGTGCGGCTGTCGGCCGGAGCCGGGTTCATCGTCGTCATCGCCGGCGACATCATGACGATGCCGGGCCTGCCGCGCGAACCCTCAGCGCTGAAGATCGACGTCACCGAGGACGGCAACATCACCGGCCTCTTCTGA
- a CDS encoding class I SAM-dependent methyltransferase yields the protein MRAFDELVTEAQSADVTGWGFDWLDGRTTEERPAWRYSTLLARRLSTATAALDIDTGGGEVVDEAPMLPPRMAVTESHRPNIAVARHRLGPRGVDVVEADPRRLPFANGSFDLVTSRHPVSPAWSEISRVLVPGGTYLAQHVGPASAFELIEFFLGPLPENRRARHPQTETDAAEAAGLAVETLRSARCRIEFFDVGAIVWILRKCPWWVPDFAVADYLPQLRELDTQMRGGESFVAHSTRHLIIASKH from the coding sequence ATGCGCGCATTCGACGAGCTCGTCACCGAAGCACAGTCCGCCGATGTCACTGGCTGGGGATTCGACTGGCTCGACGGACGCACCACCGAGGAGCGTCCTGCGTGGAGGTACTCGACGCTGCTCGCCAGGCGGCTGTCGACCGCGACCGCGGCCCTCGACATCGACACCGGCGGCGGTGAGGTCGTCGACGAGGCCCCGATGCTGCCGCCGCGCATGGCGGTGACCGAGTCGCACCGCCCCAACATCGCCGTGGCCCGTCACCGGCTCGGCCCGCGAGGCGTCGATGTCGTCGAAGCCGACCCGCGCCGGCTGCCCTTCGCCAACGGGAGCTTCGACCTCGTCACCTCGCGACATCCAGTGAGTCCCGCGTGGTCGGAGATCAGCCGTGTACTCGTGCCCGGCGGCACCTACCTCGCCCAGCACGTCGGTCCGGCATCGGCGTTCGAACTCATCGAGTTCTTCCTCGGACCGCTGCCCGAGAACCGCCGGGCACGGCATCCCCAGACCGAAACTGACGCCGCCGAGGCGGCCGGACTCGCGGTCGAAACGCTGCGCAGCGCACGCTGCCGCATCGAGTTCTTCGACGTCGGTGCGATCGTGTGGATCCTGCGCAAGTGCCCGTGGTGGGTGCCCGATTTCGCGGTCGCCGACTACCTTCCGCAGCTGCGTGAACTCGACACTCAGATGCGCGGGGGCGAGTCCTTCGTCGCTCACTCGACGCGGCACCTCATCATCGCGTCAAAACACTGA
- a CDS encoding FAD-dependent oxidoreductase gives MTHHIVIGAGLAGAAAAYSLTARGEDVTVLERHTPANDRGSSHGSARIFRYAYPDRLYTELVVRARELWDDLEAKSGTELITRTGALDFGDARHTDLLAEIFEAVGVEYEVLDPAQAAERWPQFAFDTEVLWHPDAGVIDAETTVTTMLDRAVDTGRARILTDWTVTEVARRCAGGFSVTSATGESVEGDRVIVAAGGWLPDLLGDLGLPQGFLDALPRFEVRQEQAFHMPYRDADADGRPSTPWPTFIHKSGEMFTYGLPGGRDAGFAGQKFAQFNGGKVIGSALDQDGQITEEMRTRMIDYAKRNLPGLVPEPYAETTCLFTNTPNEDFVIDEVDGLVIVSACSGHGAKFAPLLGEFAADLATGASSVPERFRVGGASTS, from the coding sequence ATGACCCACCATATCGTCATCGGAGCGGGCTTGGCCGGTGCCGCAGCCGCGTATTCCCTGACCGCGCGCGGCGAGGATGTCACCGTACTCGAACGGCATACGCCGGCCAACGACCGAGGCAGCTCCCATGGCTCAGCGCGGATCTTCCGGTATGCCTATCCCGATCGTCTCTACACCGAACTCGTGGTGCGCGCCCGTGAACTGTGGGACGACCTCGAGGCGAAATCGGGGACGGAGCTGATCACTCGCACCGGAGCTCTCGACTTCGGCGACGCCAGGCACACGGATCTCCTCGCCGAGATCTTCGAAGCCGTCGGCGTCGAATACGAAGTCCTCGATCCTGCACAGGCCGCAGAACGGTGGCCGCAGTTCGCCTTCGATACCGAAGTTCTGTGGCACCCCGACGCCGGCGTCATCGATGCCGAGACCACGGTGACGACCATGCTCGACCGTGCAGTGGACACCGGTCGGGCTCGGATACTCACCGATTGGACGGTCACCGAGGTGGCCCGACGTTGCGCGGGCGGCTTCAGTGTCACCTCGGCGACGGGGGAATCCGTGGAGGGCGACCGCGTGATCGTCGCTGCGGGCGGGTGGCTGCCCGACCTCCTCGGCGATCTTGGCCTTCCGCAAGGATTCCTCGACGCACTGCCGAGGTTCGAAGTGCGGCAGGAGCAGGCCTTCCACATGCCCTACCGCGATGCCGACGCAGACGGACGGCCGAGCACACCCTGGCCGACGTTCATCCACAAATCCGGTGAGATGTTCACCTACGGACTGCCCGGCGGGCGGGATGCCGGTTTCGCGGGGCAGAAGTTCGCGCAGTTCAACGGTGGGAAGGTCATCGGTTCGGCGCTCGACCAGGACGGACAGATCACCGAGGAGATGCGGACCCGAATGATCGACTATGCGAAGCGGAACCTGCCGGGGCTCGTTCCGGAACCGTACGCGGAGACCACGTGTCTGTTCACGAACACACCGAACGAGGATTTCGTCATCGACGAGGTGGATGGCCTGGTCATCGTGTCTGCCTGTTCGGGGCACGGGGCGAAGTTCGCGCCGCTGCTCGGTGAGTTCGCGGCCGACCTTGCAACGGGAGCCAGCAGTGTGCCGGAACGGTTCCGGGTGGGTGGCGCTTCGACTTCGTGA
- a CDS encoding CueP family metal-binding protein has product MRRSRRIRSAADGNLSGHPISWTRHGHPIPLMGMIAKTAYVLCIRSDMGIYMKTTQFVLGAAAFVLALTGCSASGTGSEASTESGESAAVQSGSAETLLADLDLADEDVTGVIDHLDRLPVDERPTDLMASVQPDELVLTDGQQEATMALPEGKSYVSIAPFVDETHDCFYHSLTTCRGELSEKDVDVVITDSETGEAVVDESTTTFDNGFVGFWVPSGITGTIEVTAEGKTGTTDFSTRSDGPTCVTDLKLK; this is encoded by the coding sequence GTGAGACGGTCGCGTCGGATTCGCTCGGCGGCAGATGGGAACCTTTCAGGGCATCCCATCTCGTGGACCCGCCACGGTCACCCTATACCCCTTATGGGTATGATTGCCAAGACGGCATACGTGCTCTGCATCCGTAGTGACATGGGGATATATATGAAGACGACGCAATTCGTGTTGGGGGCTGCGGCCTTCGTTCTTGCTCTGACCGGGTGTTCTGCTTCTGGAACGGGAAGCGAAGCATCCACAGAATCAGGAGAGTCTGCAGCAGTGCAGTCGGGTTCGGCTGAAACGCTGCTAGCTGACCTCGATCTGGCCGACGAGGACGTCACAGGAGTCATCGATCACCTCGATCGCCTGCCTGTCGACGAGAGGCCCACCGACCTCATGGCCTCGGTCCAGCCTGACGAACTTGTTCTCACCGATGGACAGCAAGAGGCGACGATGGCACTGCCGGAGGGGAAGAGCTACGTCTCCATCGCTCCCTTCGTCGATGAGACGCACGACTGCTTCTACCACAGCCTCACGACCTGTCGGGGCGAGTTGAGCGAGAAGGACGTCGATGTGGTGATCACAGACTCAGAGACGGGCGAAGCAGTGGTGGATGAGTCGACGACGACCTTCGATAACGGGTTCGTCGGCTTCTGGGTGCCGTCCGGCATCACCGGTACCATCGAGGTCACCGCCGAGGGCAAGACCGGTACGACCGATTTCTCCACGAGAAGCGATGGGCCCACCTGCGTGACCGACCTCAAGTTGAAGTAG
- a CDS encoding YdhK family protein yields the protein MKKLNPAARLTAVTAALGLALAGCSTANDEGRGSGGEDPHGSHESASSETGGSEHDDMDHSESGHESGGHEGHAADGGDPPEGIKKAADPKFDVGDTVVLSADHMPGMKGAEATVSGAFDTTTYSISYTPTDGGDPVKDHKWVVHEELKDPGKAPLKKGDKATVNADHMPGMKGAEATIDSATDETVYMVDIKTDEMEMTNHKWVVESEMKPAK from the coding sequence ATGAAGAAGCTCAATCCAGCCGCCCGCCTCACTGCGGTCACCGCAGCACTCGGACTGGCTCTGGCAGGCTGCTCAACTGCGAATGACGAGGGCCGCGGATCGGGCGGAGAAGACCCCCACGGCAGCCACGAGTCCGCCTCGAGCGAAACTGGCGGCTCCGAACACGACGACATGGACCACAGCGAATCCGGACACGAATCGGGTGGCCATGAAGGGCACGCCGCCGACGGCGGCGACCCACCGGAGGGCATCAAGAAAGCCGCCGACCCGAAGTTCGACGTCGGCGACACAGTCGTCCTCTCCGCCGATCACATGCCGGGAATGAAGGGCGCCGAGGCAACAGTCTCCGGCGCCTTCGACACCACGACCTACTCAATCAGCTACACGCCGACCGATGGTGGAGACCCGGTCAAGGATCACAAGTGGGTCGTCCACGAAGAGCTCAAGGACCCGGGCAAGGCACCGCTGAAGAAGGGCGACAAGGCCACCGTCAACGCCGATCATATGCCCGGAATGAAGGGTGCCGAGGCGACGATCGACTCAGCGACGGACGAGACCGTCTACATGGTCGACATCAAGACCGATGAGATGGAGATGACGAACCACAAATGGGTCGTCGAAAGCGAGATGAAACCCGCGAAGTAA
- a CDS encoding DUF3626 domain-containing protein — translation MALHFHPGDDASEAGVLESILELGQYLSQFATGTSNGGLTAFPGGDRWLWEQRIFGGAYDHVEVHHRPVYGALDLDGDPYGPAPRFGSAYLRLRPEVLARATFAYPDSTFGPELFGVADHMGLIADFRRDEVVNDGAVAQRDGRCRDRLDHYIEAHVHGGVTVPDDVEALVVDPSFADHAVVERAGRCGLVVETHPGYVAEDAEIAAHPEYRGQDVVELAQRIVERLANSTQLLPIHVARARRVWDLDGQQSKKLWHCLARFGRTW, via the coding sequence GTGGCACTGCATTTCCATCCCGGTGACGACGCCTCTGAGGCTGGGGTGCTCGAGTCGATTCTCGAGCTGGGACAGTATCTTTCCCAGTTCGCCACAGGCACGAGCAATGGCGGTCTGACGGCCTTCCCCGGCGGCGACCGGTGGCTCTGGGAGCAGAGAATCTTCGGTGGAGCCTATGACCATGTGGAGGTGCACCACCGACCGGTCTATGGGGCACTTGACCTCGACGGCGACCCCTATGGACCGGCACCACGATTCGGGTCGGCCTATCTGAGGCTTCGCCCGGAGGTCCTTGCGCGAGCGACGTTCGCCTATCCGGACAGCACTTTCGGCCCGGAACTCTTCGGAGTCGCCGATCACATGGGGCTCATTGCTGACTTTCGTCGCGACGAGGTGGTGAACGATGGGGCTGTTGCTCAACGGGACGGGAGGTGTCGCGACCGCCTCGATCACTACATCGAGGCCCATGTCCACGGAGGGGTGACCGTGCCCGACGACGTTGAAGCATTGGTGGTCGATCCAAGCTTCGCCGATCATGCGGTCGTGGAGAGAGCCGGCCGCTGCGGCCTCGTTGTCGAGACTCACCCCGGCTATGTCGCCGAGGATGCCGAAATTGCGGCGCACCCGGAATATCGGGGTCAGGATGTGGTCGAGCTCGCACAGCGGATCGTCGAGAGGCTGGCGAACTCAACCCAGTTGCTCCCCATTCATGTCGCACGTGCCAGACGGGTGTGGGACCTCGACGGGCAGCAGAGCAAGAAGCTTTGGCACTGCCTCGCACGATTTGGTCGGACCTGGTGA
- the galE gene encoding UDP-glucose 4-epimerase GalE: MAVLVTGGAGYIGSHVVRLLTERGDDVLVVDDFSTGIDARVEGLPVVDLDLAAADAEERLVSAIKEHGVDSIIHFAAKKQVGESVEEPVMYYRQNIGALTNILAAVEATGIESLVFSSSAATYGMPDVDMVPEDLDCRPINPYGQTKLIGEWMIDNQITASRMRGTTFNAVKLRYFNVAGAGWSELADTAVMNLIPIVLGRLKDGKAPIIFGDDYDTPDGTCIRDYVHVKDLAEAHIAALDYMKAGDTTETVFNVGTGAGASVKEVIDTIAEVTGRDIVPEMGERRAGDPPALVADVTRISALLSWKAEFGLEEIVRSAVEAAGMLPNQER, encoded by the coding sequence ATGGCAGTTCTGGTGACCGGAGGGGCCGGTTACATCGGTTCGCACGTGGTGCGGCTGCTCACCGAACGCGGAGACGACGTGCTCGTCGTCGACGACTTCTCCACCGGCATCGACGCTCGCGTCGAGGGCCTGCCCGTGGTCGATCTCGATCTGGCTGCGGCCGATGCCGAGGAGCGCCTGGTGTCCGCGATCAAGGAACACGGCGTCGACTCGATCATCCACTTCGCGGCGAAGAAGCAGGTCGGCGAATCCGTCGAGGAGCCGGTCATGTACTACCGGCAGAACATCGGGGCACTGACGAACATCCTCGCCGCCGTCGAGGCGACCGGCATCGAATCGCTCGTCTTCTCCTCCTCAGCCGCGACCTACGGCATGCCCGATGTCGACATGGTGCCTGAGGATCTCGACTGCCGCCCCATCAACCCGTACGGCCAGACGAAGCTCATCGGCGAGTGGATGATCGACAACCAGATCACCGCCTCGCGGATGCGGGGCACCACGTTCAACGCCGTGAAGCTGCGCTACTTCAACGTCGCCGGTGCCGGCTGGAGCGAACTCGCCGACACCGCCGTCATGAACCTCATCCCGATCGTGCTCGGGCGGCTCAAGGACGGCAAGGCGCCGATCATCTTCGGCGACGACTACGACACCCCCGACGGCACGTGCATCCGCGATTACGTCCACGTCAAGGACCTCGCCGAGGCGCATATCGCCGCCCTCGACTACATGAAGGCCGGCGACACCACGGAGACCGTGTTCAACGTCGGCACCGGGGCCGGCGCCTCGGTGAAGGAAGTCATCGACACCATCGCCGAGGTGACCGGCCGTGACATCGTCCCCGAAATGGGCGAGCGTCGCGCCGGTGACCCGCCGGCGCTGGTCGCCGACGTCACCCGGATCTCCGCCCTGCTCAGTTGGAAGGCCGAGTTCGGTCTCGAGGAGATCGTCCGCAGCGCTGTCGAGGCCGCGGGGATGTTGCCGAACCAAGAACGATGA
- a CDS encoding Dps family protein, whose protein sequence is MTQSVTVPDPHGSEKTTRENAERGFIASDALTKNLQTVLVDFIALSLTAKQAHWNIVGANFRDLHLNLDEVTDIARAGSDEIAERMRALHASPDGRPAVIAEQTGLPEFPNGEISTHDAIDHMVASIEATVASMRSTHDEVDSADPTTADIFHSYIAQLEQQAWFISAETRTPK, encoded by the coding sequence ATGACACAGTCAGTGACAGTTCCCGACCCCCATGGCTCAGAGAAGACCACTCGCGAGAACGCCGAACGCGGCTTCATCGCCTCCGACGCCCTCACCAAGAACCTCCAGACGGTCCTAGTCGACTTCATCGCCCTAAGCCTCACCGCCAAGCAGGCGCACTGGAATATCGTGGGCGCGAACTTCCGTGACCTCCACCTCAACCTCGACGAAGTCACGGACATCGCCCGTGCAGGCAGCGATGAGATCGCTGAACGCATGCGTGCCCTCCACGCCTCACCGGACGGTCGCCCCGCGGTGATCGCCGAACAGACAGGGCTGCCGGAGTTCCCGAACGGAGAGATCAGCACCCACGACGCCATCGACCACATGGTCGCGTCGATCGAGGCAACCGTAGCGTCGATGCGCAGCACCCATGACGAGGTCGACTCGGCGGACCCGACGACCGCCGACATCTTCCACAGCTACATCGCCCAACTCGAGCAGCAGGCCTGGTTCATCAGCGCAGAGACCCGCACACCCAAGTGA